From one uncultured Paludibacter sp. genomic stretch:
- the asd gene encoding Aspartate-semialdehyde dehydrogenase, translated as MKVAIVGASGAVGQEFLKVLEERNFPVTELTLFGSSRSAGKTYDFKGKSYVVKELVHGDDFKDIQIAFVSAGASISKDFAADITKFGAVMIDNSSAFRMENDIPLVVPEVNPEDAKNRPRGIIANPNCTTIQMVVALKALENLSHIKRVHVSSYQAASGAGAAAMDELEMQYKQITSGEQPTVSKFAYQLAYNVIPHIDVFTDNGYTKEEMKMYHETRKIMHSDIEVSATCVRVPTLRAHSESIWAETERPISVEEAQKAFAEAEGVVLMDNPAEKIYPMPLFLSGKDPVHVGRVRKDISNPNGITFWCVSDQIKKGAALNAVQIAEYLIAEKDI; from the coding sequence ATGAAAGTAGCAATTGTTGGTGCTAGCGGCGCCGTTGGACAAGAATTTTTAAAAGTTCTGGAAGAAAGAAATTTTCCGGTTACTGAATTGACATTATTTGGTTCTTCTCGAAGCGCCGGAAAAACGTACGATTTCAAAGGAAAATCTTATGTTGTGAAAGAATTAGTACACGGTGATGATTTTAAAGATATTCAAATTGCTTTTGTTTCTGCCGGAGCAAGTATTTCAAAAGATTTTGCTGCTGATATTACAAAATTCGGTGCGGTGATGATTGACAATTCAAGCGCATTCCGTATGGAAAACGACATTCCGTTGGTTGTACCCGAAGTAAATCCGGAAGACGCGAAAAATCGTCCACGCGGAATTATTGCCAATCCAAATTGCACCACTATTCAAATGGTAGTGGCTTTGAAAGCACTGGAAAACCTTTCACACATCAAACGAGTTCACGTTTCATCGTATCAAGCGGCAAGCGGTGCGGGCGCAGCGGCAATGGACGAACTCGAAATGCAATACAAACAAATTACAAGCGGAGAACAACCAACTGTGAGCAAATTCGCATATCAATTGGCTTACAACGTAATTCCACATATTGACGTTTTCACCGATAATGGCTACACCAAAGAAGAGATGAAAATGTATCACGAAACACGCAAAATTATGCATTCCGATATTGAAGTGAGCGCAACTTGCGTGCGTGTGCCAACGTTACGCGCCCATTCCGAAAGTATTTGGGCAGAAACAGAACGTCCGATAAGTGTAGAAGAAGCACAAAAAGCATTTGCAGAGGCAGAAGGAGTGGTTTTGATGGATAATCCTGCCGAAAAAATTTATCCGATGCCTTTGTTCCTTTCAGGAAAAGATCCGGTGCACGTAGGTCGTGTTCGCAAAGACATTTCCAATCCGAATGGAATTACATTCTGGTGCGTAAGCGATCAAATTAAAAAAGGGGCGGCGTTAAATGCCGTGCAAATTGCAGAATATTTGATAGCAGAAAAAGATATTTAA
- the ddl gene encoding D-alanine--D-alanine ligase codes for MKKNIAIIAGGDSSEIVVSLKSAAGIKSFIDAEKYNTYIVTIVGKDWNVEISETEKLPIDKGDFSFVQNGGKVTFDFAYITIHGTPGENGILQGYFDLIKMPYSTCGVLASAITFNKFVCNQYLKGFGVRVEESILLRNGQAISSDDVVEKLGLPCFVKPNVGGSSFGVTKVKEKSNVQPAIEKAFAEGEEVLIEKFMSGKEFTCGIYKTHEKTVVLPVTEIIPKNEFFDFGAKYNQEVEEITPARISESLTKRIQQLTAAIYDILGCKGIVRVDYIISDGEVINLLEVNTTPGMTPTSFIPQQVAAAGMTMREVMTDIIESKLN; via the coding sequence ATGAAAAAAAACATAGCAATCATCGCCGGTGGCGACTCATCAGAAATTGTGGTTTCGCTGAAAAGCGCAGCCGGAATAAAATCGTTTATTGACGCGGAAAAGTATAATACTTACATTGTTACTATTGTAGGAAAGGATTGGAACGTAGAAATTTCGGAAACTGAAAAACTACCGATTGACAAAGGAGATTTTTCTTTTGTTCAAAACGGCGGAAAAGTAACATTTGATTTCGCATATATTACCATTCACGGAACTCCCGGTGAAAACGGAATTCTACAAGGATACTTCGATTTAATAAAAATGCCGTATTCAACTTGCGGTGTGCTTGCTTCTGCTATCACATTCAATAAATTTGTTTGCAATCAATATTTGAAGGGATTTGGAGTTCGTGTGGAAGAAAGTATTTTGCTTCGCAACGGACAAGCCATTTCAAGCGATGATGTGGTGGAAAAACTCGGATTGCCTTGTTTTGTGAAACCCAACGTTGGCGGAAGCAGTTTTGGAGTAACCAAAGTAAAAGAAAAATCAAATGTTCAGCCCGCAATTGAAAAAGCATTTGCCGAAGGCGAAGAAGTGTTGATTGAAAAATTTATGTCGGGAAAAGAATTTACCTGCGGCATATATAAAACTCACGAAAAAACCGTAGTGCTTCCGGTTACGGAAATTATTCCTAAAAATGAATTTTTCGATTTTGGAGCAAAATACAATCAAGAAGTAGAAGAAATTACTCCTGCGAGAATTTCAGAAAGCTTAACAAAACGAATTCAACAACTAACAGCTGCTATTTATGATATACTTGGCTGTAAAGGAATTGTACGTGTAGATTATATCATTTCTGATGGAGAAGTAATCAATTTGTTGGAAGTAAATACAACTCCGGGAATGACGCCTACAAGCTTTATTCCACAACAAGTGGCAGCGGCGGGAATGACAATGCGCGAAGTAATGACCGATATTATCGAAAGTAAATTGAATTAG
- a CDS encoding conserved exported hypothetical protein (Evidence 4 : Unknown function but conserved in other organisms), with translation MKFKFGLCLKIFLLFSIPLFCQIPSTLPSAVSVANASVAVQNEWNAFQNTAALGHIENWEASMQYENHFMVKELSTKTVQFAANAKYVNIGASFSYFGYSLYNDMIFGLGTARNFGDKFSMGVQFNYYAAYFSGQEINRYRGTLFPQFGVSSQIFSNLTIGFNAFNPFQSNIKTEYNIKRIPSVFSLGTNYTFGENIIWLTQIDKEASSNFRFASGFEYAMIDQLTVKLGAYAMDYLVPSLGVDLHLNKXHIYXNSELHPQXGXNSQIRLKYKY, from the coding sequence ATGAAATTTAAATTTGGTCTGTGTTTAAAAATATTTCTTCTTTTTTCTATTCCTCTTTTTTGTCAAATACCTTCTACTTTACCTTCTGCGGTCTCAGTAGCTAACGCTTCCGTTGCGGTTCAAAATGAGTGGAATGCGTTTCAAAATACGGCTGCATTGGGACATATTGAAAATTGGGAAGCATCAATGCAATATGAAAACCATTTCATGGTCAAAGAACTAAGTACAAAAACTGTACAATTTGCTGCAAATGCCAAATATGTAAATATTGGAGCTTCTTTTTCCTATTTCGGATATTCACTTTACAATGATATGATTTTTGGACTTGGAACAGCGCGCAATTTTGGTGACAAATTTTCTATGGGAGTACAGTTTAATTATTATGCTGCATACTTTTCCGGGCAAGAAATAAATCGCTATCGTGGAACACTTTTCCCACAATTTGGTGTGTCCTCTCAAATTTTTTCAAATCTAACAATAGGATTTAACGCTTTTAATCCTTTTCAATCCAATATAAAAACCGAATATAATATTAAACGAATACCTTCAGTTTTTAGTTTAGGAACAAATTACACTTTTGGTGAAAATATAATTTGGCTGACACAAATAGACAAAGAAGCGAGCAGTAACTTTCGATTTGCATCCGGATTTGAATATGCAATGATTGACCAGCTGACAGTAAAACTTGGCGCTTATGCAATGGATTATCTCGTGCCAAGTTTAGGTGTGGATCTTCATTTGAATAAATTNCATATCTATNTTAATAGTGAATTACATCCTCAATTNGGANTGAATTCACAAATTCGTCTAAAATATAAATACTGA
- the fkpA gene encoding FKBP-type peptidyl-prolyl cis-trans isomerase FkpA: protein MKKILLVVSVLILALNNAEAKKKPVQIPPVPVAPQIVLTNDVDSMSYALGINIGSDFANNLKGIPGGKSNIDLLIKGFSQALKEDSTILTKEVAQTYFRDYITKAQTKENDLKKAEAENFLAENKLKEGVQTTPSGLQYLILTPSEGEKPQPTDTVKVHYTGTLMDGKVFDSSVERGEPIEFPLNGVIPGWTEGLQLMSVGSKYKFYIPYQLAYGERGAGGVVPPYSPLVFEVELLGIKKFVPAPKVEEVKTPAKTTTKKVSTTKKK from the coding sequence ATGAAAAAAATATTATTGGTAGTTTCTGTTCTTATATTGGCGCTAAATAACGCTGAAGCAAAGAAAAAACCCGTACAAATTCCTCCTGTACCTGTCGCTCCCCAAATCGTGCTTACAAACGATGTGGATTCGATGAGTTATGCGTTAGGAATAAATATCGGGAGTGATTTTGCAAATAATTTAAAAGGAATTCCCGGAGGAAAATCAAATATCGATTTGCTAATCAAAGGTTTTTCGCAAGCGTTGAAAGAAGACTCCACAATCCTAACAAAAGAAGTTGCTCAAACCTATTTTCGTGATTACATTACCAAAGCTCAAACGAAGGAAAATGACCTAAAAAAAGCCGAAGCCGAAAACTTTTTAGCCGAAAACAAACTTAAAGAAGGAGTACAAACAACTCCAAGCGGATTGCAATATTTGATTTTAACACCTTCAGAAGGTGAAAAACCACAACCAACCGATACAGTAAAAGTTCATTACACCGGAACATTAATGGATGGAAAAGTATTTGACAGCTCTGTAGAACGCGGTGAACCTATTGAATTTCCTTTAAATGGCGTCATTCCCGGATGGACTGAAGGATTGCAGTTAATGTCTGTCGGTTCAAAATATAAATTCTATATTCCTTATCAATTGGCTTACGGTGAAAGAGGCGCAGGAGGCGTTGTTCCTCCATATTCTCCACTTGTTTTCGAGGTGGAATTGCTTGGAATTAAAAAATTTGTTCCGGCACCTAAAGTAGAGGAAGTAAAAACTCCCGCAAAAACTACAACTAAAAAAGTATCGACAACTAAAAAGAAATAA
- a CDS encoding exported hypothetical protein (Evidence 5 : Unknown function): MKKSILFLVFFVPFFTFSQVSESFSDGNFTENPLWNGIIDNFIVNSSFQLQSKAASASKSYLTTPSEAFENASWETWIKITYNPSSSNYVSVYIISDRADISTECFGYYVQIGNTNDEVSLYLQEGTKKTKIIDGRDKILDSNPAEVKIKVTRDKDGNFNLYSKLPSENDYVLEGTVNDKTILGSKYFGLFYSNTSTTGNDYFFDDISVSGDKFIDIIPPVWTNLETVGTNQLKLTFSETMDFSNALFTVDNEFGNPSNKQISTDGTSILLTFGQDFEKGKIYTLTVESATDLSGNPLENTQKQIAIIENPEIGDVVINEICFEAAENSEEYFEVYNNSDKVIDLSKLIFTTRKTDGNLNTGYAFSKIKMFAPKEYFAFSPNADSIKNVYTPPTGANIFTSSKWYSLNNSNGNLIVTNTAKDTIYDEIKYDVKWHHPLIKSTKGVSLEKINPTLSGTDKNSWHSASSEVHYGTPGYKNSQYREMDTENSEEKWIWAEPESFSPDNDGINDVCFFRYKTDENGFVANAVIFNAVGVKMKQLAQNQLLSSEGFLMWDGTNDKGKIVNPSVYVLYIEIINSEKGIKKSKKLPVVVSIR; this comes from the coding sequence ATGAAAAAATCCATTTTATTTTTAGTATTTTTTGTTCCTTTCTTTACATTTTCACAAGTTTCTGAAAGTTTTTCGGATGGAAACTTCACCGAAAATCCTTTGTGGAATGGAATTATAGATAATTTTATAGTAAATTCCTCATTTCAACTTCAATCAAAAGCCGCAAGCGCTTCAAAATCATATCTTACAACACCTTCCGAAGCATTTGAAAACGCATCTTGGGAAACTTGGATAAAAATTACCTACAACCCATCTTCATCAAATTATGTTTCAGTTTATATTATTTCCGACAGAGCCGATATTTCTACCGAATGTTTTGGATATTATGTTCAAATTGGGAATACAAATGATGAAGTTTCGCTTTATTTACAAGAAGGCACAAAAAAGACAAAAATTATTGACGGGAGAGATAAAATTTTAGATTCCAATCCGGCAGAAGTTAAAATAAAAGTAACGCGCGATAAAGATGGAAATTTTAACTTATACAGCAAATTACCTTCTGAAAACGATTACGTGTTGGAAGGAACTGTAAATGATAAAACCATTTTGGGAAGTAAATATTTCGGATTGTTTTATTCAAATACTTCTACCACGGGAAACGATTATTTTTTTGATGACATTTCCGTTTCAGGCGATAAATTTATTGACATAATTCCTCCTGTATGGACAAATTTGGAAACGGTTGGAACAAATCAATTAAAACTGACATTCTCGGAAACTATGGATTTTTCAAACGCACTTTTCACTGTAGATAATGAATTTGGAAATCCGTCAAATAAACAAATTTCTACCGATGGAACTTCTATTTTGCTCACTTTCGGACAAGATTTTGAAAAAGGAAAAATTTACACGCTGACGGTTGAAAGTGCGACAGATTTATCGGGAAATCCTCTGGAAAATACTCAAAAGCAAATTGCTATTATTGAAAATCCTGAAATTGGAGACGTTGTGATTAATGAAATCTGTTTTGAAGCTGCTGAAAACAGTGAAGAATATTTTGAAGTGTACAATAATTCCGATAAAGTGATAGATTTAAGCAAATTGATTTTTACTACAAGAAAAACCGATGGAAATTTAAACACCGGCTACGCCTTTTCAAAAATAAAAATGTTTGCACCAAAAGAATATTTTGCGTTTTCTCCCAATGCCGACAGCATAAAAAATGTATATACGCCGCCTACGGGAGCAAATATTTTTACATCTTCAAAATGGTATTCTTTAAATAATTCAAACGGAAATTTGATTGTAACAAACACAGCTAAAGATACTATTTATGACGAAATAAAATACGATGTAAAATGGCATCATCCTTTGATAAAAAGCACAAAAGGAGTTTCTCTCGAAAAAATAAATCCAACCTTATCCGGCACAGATAAAAATTCATGGCATTCGGCATCTTCCGAAGTTCATTATGGAACTCCCGGATATAAAAATTCGCAATATCGAGAAATGGACACAGAAAATTCGGAAGAAAAATGGATTTGGGCGGAACCTGAAAGTTTTTCGCCCGATAATGACGGAATAAACGACGTGTGTTTTTTTAGATATAAAACCGATGAAAATGGATTTGTTGCAAACGCTGTAATTTTTAATGCCGTAGGTGTAAAAATGAAACAATTGGCTCAAAATCAACTCCTTTCGTCAGAAGGATTTCTAATGTGGGATGGCACAAACGATAAAGGGAAAATTGTCAATCCAAGCGTATATGTGCTTTATATTGAAATTATTAATTCTGAAAAAGGTATAAAAAAGTCAAAAAAACTTCCTGTTGTGGTTTCTATAAGATAA
- a CDS encoding Polyprenyl synthetase, producing the protein MFTFKEILEIVNSEVEKIDWKRKPYGLYEPIGYILSLGGKRLRPAITLMACNLYSDDVLQAIKPAIGLEIFHNFTLLHDDIMDKAEMRRGKPTVHIKWDENTAILSGDVMQIEAYKWMTDVPENQIKRILDLFSKTAAEICEGQQFDMEFEQRNNVLADEYIEMIRLKTAVLIAAGCQIGAWIGGAEDEDAQNLYDFGLNIGLAFQLKDDLLDVYGNEETFGKKIGGDILCNKKTYLLIHAIQLSKNEDAQELQFWLEKNNSSDEKTKIRAITNIYNRLGVKEICEEKMDYFYKTALSSLNKVSVSEEKKQELRNLAEVLMKRID; encoded by the coding sequence ATGTTTACATTCAAAGAAATATTAGAAATAGTCAATTCCGAAGTGGAAAAAATCGATTGGAAACGTAAACCTTACGGGCTATATGAACCAATTGGATATATTCTTTCTCTGGGTGGAAAACGATTGCGTCCGGCAATAACGCTGATGGCGTGTAATCTTTATTCCGATGATGTGTTGCAAGCAATAAAACCTGCGATAGGATTAGAAATTTTCCATAATTTCACATTACTTCACGATGATATTATGGACAAAGCAGAAATGCGAAGAGGAAAACCTACCGTACATATCAAATGGGATGAAAATACCGCCATTCTTTCCGGAGATGTAATGCAAATTGAAGCATACAAATGGATGACAGACGTTCCTGAAAATCAGATTAAAAGAATTTTAGACTTGTTTTCGAAAACAGCGGCGGAAATTTGCGAAGGTCAGCAATTTGATATGGAATTCGAACAACGGAACAATGTTTTAGCTGATGAATATATTGAAATGATTCGTTTAAAAACGGCGGTTTTAATTGCAGCAGGTTGTCAAATTGGCGCTTGGATTGGAGGCGCTGAGGATGAAGACGCACAAAATTTATATGATTTCGGACTTAATATCGGATTGGCATTTCAATTGAAAGACGATTTACTTGATGTTTATGGCAACGAAGAAACTTTCGGAAAAAAGATTGGGGGAGATATTCTTTGCAATAAAAAAACATATTTGTTGATTCACGCAATTCAATTATCAAAAAATGAAGATGCCCAAGAATTGCAATTTTGGTTGGAAAAGAACAATTCTTCGGATGAAAAAACAAAAATCAGAGCAATTACCAATATTTATAATAGACTGGGAGTAAAAGAAATTTGTGAAGAAAAAATGGATTATTTTTATAAAACAGCATTGTCAAGTTTAAATAAGGTAAGCGTATCAGAAGAAAAAAAACAAGAATTAAGAAATCTTGCAGAAGTTTTGATGAAAAGAATTGATTAA
- a CDS encoding Uncharacterized RNA pseudouridine synthase Cpar_0723: protein MRQSQEYSEEFDDELEEQNESSELFEHHRFEVDKGQSLLRIDKYLVNTMPNISRNRIQDAADGGNILVNGKSVKSNYKVKPKDVISIVLAYPPNSYEIIPQDIPINIVYEDDDLIVVNKQPDLVVHPGFGNFDGTLLNAIAWHLKDKKDFDANDPRLGLVHRIDKDTSGLIIVAKTPEAKTNLGKQFFDKTTKRTYNALVWGNVKEDEGTITGALARDPRDRMLFAVFPDGENPLAKHAVTHYKVLERLGYVTFVECRLETGRTHQIRVHMKHIGHTLFNDDRYGGNEILKGNRTTKYQQFVRNCFEICPRQALHAKTLGFTHPTTGEDMFFNSELPEDMQKLIEKWRNYAKILDLE, encoded by the coding sequence TTGAGACAAAGCCAAGAATATTCAGAAGAATTCGACGATGAACTCGAAGAGCAGAACGAAAGTTCGGAACTTTTCGAGCATCATCGTTTTGAGGTTGATAAAGGACAGTCTTTGTTGCGGATTGATAAATATTTGGTAAACACAATGCCGAATATTTCCCGAAATCGAATTCAAGATGCTGCGGACGGCGGAAATATTCTTGTAAACGGAAAATCGGTAAAATCAAATTACAAGGTAAAACCGAAAGACGTTATTTCCATTGTTTTAGCTTATCCTCCAAATAGTTATGAAATTATTCCGCAAGATATTCCCATCAATATTGTGTATGAAGATGATGATTTAATTGTGGTAAATAAACAGCCCGATTTGGTTGTTCATCCCGGTTTTGGAAATTTTGACGGAACTCTTTTGAATGCGATTGCGTGGCATTTAAAAGACAAAAAAGATTTTGATGCAAACGATCCGCGTTTAGGTTTGGTTCACAGAATTGATAAAGATACATCGGGGTTGATTATTGTAGCAAAAACGCCTGAAGCAAAAACTAACCTCGGGAAACAATTTTTTGATAAAACCACCAAAAGAACATACAACGCGCTGGTGTGGGGAAATGTAAAAGAGGACGAAGGAACAATTACAGGAGCGTTGGCGCGTGATCCGCGAGACAGAATGCTTTTTGCCGTTTTTCCTGATGGAGAAAATCCGCTTGCAAAACACGCCGTTACTCACTATAAAGTTTTGGAACGTTTGGGTTACGTTACGTTTGTGGAATGTCGTTTGGAAACGGGTCGCACGCATCAGATACGGGTGCATATGAAGCACATCGGGCATACACTTTTTAATGATGATCGTTACGGTGGAAACGAGATTTTAAAAGGAAACCGCACAACAAAATATCAGCAGTTTGTACGAAATTGTTTTGAAATTTGTCCGCGTCAGGCATTACACGCCAAAACGCTTGGTTTCACGCATCCAACCACAGGCGAAGATATGTTTTTCAACAGTGAATTACCTGAAGATATGCAAAAATTGATTGAAAAATGGCGGAATTATGCAAAAATCTTAGACTTAGAATAA
- a CDS encoding conserved hypothetical protein (Evidence 4 : Unknown function but conserved in other organisms) produces the protein MKISQKNIFGTNIVMKYTNKLFAFINKFLFVDFKVIKLKIYFLCLFSMLFFPNTFAQEPVTEQPVVPSYAVMEKVIENGDTLFIGYIRDVYIYPPIVFKNRKQEQFYWRTVRDVKKALPYARIVSSEIARVNRDLYYLPSDAERKKYLKTFEKEAFRKYEGGLRKLTVNQGKMLLKLIDRECEINTYDLIKAYKGNVPAFFWNVVAHFWGSDLKMDYDGGDKDRIVERVVTLVDAGQL, from the coding sequence ATGAAAATTTCACAAAAAAATATATTTGGAACAAATATTGTTATGAAATATACAAACAAACTTTTTGCTTTTATTAACAAATTTTTATTTGTTGATTTTAAAGTGATAAAATTAAAAATATACTTTTTATGCTTGTTTTCAATGTTATTCTTTCCGAACACATTTGCACAAGAACCCGTTACAGAACAGCCGGTAGTGCCTTCTTACGCGGTAATGGAAAAAGTAATTGAAAATGGCGACACGCTCTTTATTGGTTATATTAGGGATGTATATATTTATCCGCCGATTGTTTTTAAGAACAGAAAACAAGAGCAATTTTATTGGCGCACGGTACGCGATGTGAAAAAAGCATTGCCTTATGCACGAATCGTTTCATCAGAAATTGCGCGTGTAAACCGAGATTTATATTATTTGCCAAGTGACGCGGAGAGGAAAAAATATCTGAAAACCTTTGAAAAAGAAGCATTCCGTAAATATGAAGGAGGTTTACGCAAACTAACCGTTAATCAAGGTAAAATGCTGCTGAAATTAATTGACAGGGAATGCGAAATAAATACATACGATTTAATAAAGGCATATAAAGGAAATGTTCCTGCCTTCTTTTGGAACGTAGTAGCGCATTTTTGGGGTTCGGATCTTAAAATGGATTACGACGGAGGTGATAAAGACCGTATAGTAGAGCGCGTGGTGACACTTGTAGATGCTGGACAGCTTTAA
- the fklB gene encoding FKBP-type peptidyl-prolyl cis-trans isomerase (rotamase) (Evidence 2a : Function from experimental evidences in other organisms; PubMedId : 8703024, 9298646; Product type e : enzyme), producing the protein MDKVSYALGLSLGNNLLSSGVTELNIEKLAKGIKDVLEQNKPEISYQEAQTVINEYFQNLQSTVGEKASEEGKAFLAENAKRNGVVTLPSGLQYEILKTGTGIVPKASDKVKVHYHGTLISGQVFDSSVRRGEPATFGVTQVIQGWVEALQLMPVGSKWKLFIPSNLAYGERGAGQSIGPNTTLIFEVELLDIVK; encoded by the coding sequence ATGGACAAAGTAAGTTATGCGTTGGGATTAAGTTTAGGAAATAATTTATTAAGCAGCGGTGTTACCGAATTAAATATCGAAAAACTTGCCAAAGGTATAAAAGATGTGCTTGAGCAAAACAAACCGGAAATTTCCTATCAAGAAGCACAAACGGTAATCAATGAATATTTTCAAAATCTTCAATCTACCGTTGGTGAAAAAGCATCGGAAGAAGGAAAAGCATTTTTAGCCGAAAATGCAAAACGAAACGGTGTAGTAACTCTTCCAAGTGGATTGCAATACGAAATACTGAAAACAGGAACCGGAATAGTTCCTAAAGCAAGCGATAAAGTAAAAGTGCATTATCACGGTACATTAATCAGTGGACAAGTTTTTGACAGTTCCGTTCGCAGAGGCGAGCCTGCCACTTTTGGTGTAACACAAGTGATACAAGGATGGGTTGAAGCATTGCAATTGATGCCGGTCGGTTCAAAATGGAAACTCTTTATTCCTTCAAATCTCGCTTATGGCGAACGCGGTGCAGGTCAATCTATTGGACCTAATACTACGCTTATTTTTGAAGTTGAACTTTTGGATATAGTAAAATAA
- a CDS encoding 5-formyltetrahydrofolate cyclo-ligase — translation MKKFFLEIFYRIFSSKKKKIFLEKDEIKVSMLVLKNELSEEKRLFFADSVFKKIEQLPSFEKSEKILLYWSNHIDLPXYAYALKWSREKEILLPSIRGNKLRLKKFVSYEKRGKKDNEILNPITEPYHGNVDLAIIPGIAFDKDKYRMGQGKGYYNHFLKHKNIQIIGVGFDFQVIDDIPTYWRDIKMDMIVTPSNILV, via the coding sequence ATGAAAAAATTCTTTTTGGAAATCTTTTATCGTATTTTTTCATCGAAAAAGAAAAAAATTTTTCTTGAAAAAGACGAAATAAAAGTATCGATGCTTGTACTTAAAAATGAACTAAGTGAAGAAAAAAGACTTTTCTTTGCCGATTCTGTATTTAAAAAAATAGAGCAATTACCTTCCTTTGAAAAATCGGAAAAAATACTGTTGTATTGGTCAAACCATATTGATCTGCCTANGTATGCTTACGCATTAAAATGGAGCCGAGAAAAAGAAATCTTACTGCCTTCCATCAGAGGAAACAAATTACGGCTAAAAAAATTCGTAAGTTATGAGAAAAGAGGCAAAAAAGATAATGAAATTCTTAATCCTATTACAGAACCTTATCATGGAAATGTGGATTTAGCCATCATTCCCGGAATTGCTTTTGATAAAGATAAATATAGGATGGGACAAGGAAAAGGATATTACAATCATTTTTTGAAGCACAAAAATATTCAAATAATCGGTGTGGGTTTCGATTTTCAGGTAATTGATGATATTCCTACCTATTGGAGAGACATAAAAATGGATATGATTGTTACGCCTTCAAATATTCTTGTCTAA
- a CDS encoding conserved hypothetical protein (Evidence 4 : Unknown function but conserved in other organisms): MPYRRLPNTDQARLRALKNAIKQAEKQTYGNQILLYKTQNEAQSFLNIFENQIVVYKQMLQNQVNANKQYQQVLYNARMYISHFIQVLNLAVIRGDIKKEQKSLYQLDLNTHNVPDLSTETAILNWGKSIIEGENERTRNGGFPIYNPSIGKVQVHLEVFKEYKMTQKLYQSTTNRNWEELVKLRQKADEIILDIWNQVEEFYKDETPYNKLIQCQKYGLIYYYRKNEQNLTPDN, from the coding sequence ATGCCCTACCGACGTTTACCAAATACCGACCAAGCAAGATTAAGAGCGCTGAAAAATGCTATAAAACAAGCCGAGAAACAAACTTACGGCAATCAAATATTGCTTTATAAAACTCAGAATGAAGCTCAGAGTTTTTTAAATATATTTGAGAATCAAATAGTTGTTTATAAACAGATGCTTCAAAATCAAGTGAATGCGAATAAACAATATCAGCAAGTTTTATATAATGCTCGGATGTACATCTCTCATTTTATACAAGTGCTCAATTTGGCTGTTATTCGTGGCGATATTAAAAAAGAACAAAAATCACTCTATCAATTGGATTTGAATACGCATAATGTCCCTGATTTAAGTACCGAAACCGCTATTTTAAATTGGGGCAAGAGCATTATTGAGGGTGAAAATGAACGCACCAGAAACGGCGGCTTTCCTATTTATAATCCATCAATTGGAAAAGTGCAAGTACACTTGGAAGTTTTTAAAGAATATAAAATGACTCAAAAACTTTATCAAAGTACTACCAACAGAAATTGGGAAGAGTTAGTAAAACTTCGTCAAAAAGCCGATGAAATTATTTTAGATATTTGGAATCAGGTAGAAGAATTTTATAAAGATGAAACGCCTTACAATAAATTAATTCAATGTCAAAAATATGGTTTAATTTATTATTACCGTAAAAATGAGCAAAATTTGACCCCTGATAATTAG